From Centropristis striata isolate RG_2023a ecotype Rhode Island chromosome 16, C.striata_1.0, whole genome shotgun sequence, a single genomic window includes:
- the LOC131988751 gene encoding t-SNARE domain-containing protein 1-like gives MWRRHTTKKRNFSEAEIETLTSHVQQHKVILFGSLKSGIKGSRKNEVWKEITAAVNSVAADTRTPSEVKKKWSNLKLATKMYDGSPEAKHHADWRRPGGPRP, from the exons ATGTGGAGACGACACACAAccaagaagaggaatttctccgAAGCAGAGATTGAGACTCTGACGTCTCACGTGCAACAGCACAAAGTTATATTGTTTGGCAGCCTAAAAAGTGGCATTAAAGGGAGCAGGAAGAATGAAGTGTGGAAGGAGATCACTGCTGCTGTCAACAGTGTGGCAGCAGACACTCGGACCCCCAGCGAG gtaAAGAAAAAGTGGTCAAATTTAAAACTGGCCACAAAAATGTATGATGGCAGCCCTGAGGCGAAGCACCACGCTGACTGGAGGAGGCCAGGTGGACCCCGGCCTTAA